The bacterium genome window below encodes:
- a CDS encoding SDR family oxidoreductase codes for MAGRVDGKRAIVTGAASGIGRATAELLAKEGAAVLVADLDGEGAERVAEGIRGTGASAVACPTDVSSEDDMRRMVETAVSELGGLDVLHSNAAMTARAEHANDADLLTMSVDYWDRSFAVNLRGAMLGAKYAIPVMIEGGGGAIVNTSSNQSLAGDLSQFAYSAAKAGVNALTRSIATTYGRQGIRCNTVSPGYIETASSRASVTPEMGAEIVSHNLVPRAGQAEDLAHAVLYLVSEDAAFVTGQLLSVDGGQLAHLPHYAYLSASGAVTTDLA; via the coding sequence ATGGCAGGTCGAGTCGACGGAAAGCGGGCGATCGTGACTGGAGCCGCTTCGGGAATCGGTCGGGCGACGGCGGAGCTCCTCGCGAAGGAGGGCGCCGCCGTCCTGGTGGCCGATCTCGACGGCGAAGGCGCCGAACGGGTCGCGGAGGGCATTCGCGGGACGGGGGCCTCGGCCGTCGCGTGTCCGACGGACGTGTCCTCGGAGGACGACATGCGTCGGATGGTGGAGACGGCGGTCTCCGAGCTCGGCGGACTCGATGTGCTCCACAGCAATGCAGCGATGACCGCGCGCGCGGAGCACGCGAACGACGCCGACCTGCTCACGATGAGCGTCGACTACTGGGACCGGTCGTTCGCGGTGAATCTGCGCGGCGCGATGCTCGGGGCGAAGTACGCGATTCCGGTGATGATCGAAGGGGGCGGCGGAGCGATCGTGAATACGTCGAGCAACCAGTCCCTGGCCGGGGACCTCTCCCAGTTCGCCTACTCCGCTGCGAAGGCGGGCGTCAACGCGCTCACGCGATCGATCGCGACGACCTACGGCCGGCAGGGCATCCGCTGCAATACGGTCTCCCCGGGCTACATCGAGACGGCGTCCAGCCGTGCTTCGGTCACCCCCGAGATGGGCGCCGAGATCGTCTCCCACAACCTGGTACCGCGGGCCGGCCAGGCCGAGGACCTCGCCCACGCCGTTCTCTATCTGGTCTCGGAAGATGCCGCGTTCGTGACGGGGCAGCTGCTCTCGGTCGACGGCGGCCAGCTCGCGCACCTGCCGCACTACGCATACCTGAGCGCGAGCGGCGCCGTCACGACGGATCTGGCCTAG
- a CDS encoding nuclear transport factor 2 family protein: MSEPTLESLARELAEVRGRLQVLEDREAIHRLTREYMQAMHDARWDDAVACFAEDASYDHGILGELRSKADIRQFYLEFMPGFEEAGGWAFDMLTNPTVELDGDRAYGRWFLLTLLIDPDTQKPAWSIATLDYEYARTPEGWKFRRNHCIHEHLLSPYDKGWGAEGGSKVSEQTDAAPQIHFEKIRAQGGKQRPGRRTRSIRGWTVPTLDPE; the protein is encoded by the coding sequence ATGAGTGAACCCACGCTCGAGTCGCTCGCCCGCGAGCTCGCCGAGGTGCGAGGGCGATTGCAGGTTCTCGAGGATCGCGAGGCGATCCACCGGCTCACGCGCGAGTACATGCAGGCGATGCACGACGCACGCTGGGACGATGCCGTCGCCTGCTTCGCCGAGGATGCCAGCTACGACCACGGCATCCTCGGGGAGCTGCGCTCGAAGGCGGACATCCGCCAGTTCTATCTCGAGTTCATGCCGGGCTTCGAAGAGGCCGGCGGCTGGGCCTTCGACATGCTCACGAACCCGACCGTCGAGCTCGACGGCGACCGTGCCTACGGTCGGTGGTTCCTGCTCACGCTGCTCATCGACCCGGACACGCAGAAGCCCGCCTGGAGCATCGCGACCCTCGACTACGAGTACGCACGCACGCCCGAAGGCTGGAAGTTCCGACGCAACCACTGCATCCATGAGCACCTGCTCTCGCCCTACGACAAGGGCTGGGGGGCCGAGGGCGGCTCGAAGGTCTCCGAACAGACCGACGCGGCGCCCCAGATCCATTTCGAGAAGATCCGGGCCCAGGGCGGCAAACAGCGGCCGGGGCGGCGCACGCGGTCGATCCGCGGCTGGACCGTTCCGACCCTCGATCCGGAGTGA
- a CDS encoding SDR family NAD(P)-dependent oxidoreductase, protein MTSRVALVTGCSSGIGLALAEALVASGWCVYAGARDADSLDRLASLGALAVRLDVCEAGDREAAVDRILSEQGALTALVNNAGFGLHGAVEATDLDAVRRQLETNFVGAVGLVQAVLPSMRAKGSGTILNMSSMGGRLSFPGGAFYHASKHALEAFSDVLRFEVAGFGLRVVVVEPGPVASRFGATGIDGVAEGAPDVYAGLNESIRAGLTSTFEGPGSERSSTPEEVARVCVEALESDAPRSRYVVGAMAEGLIRQRVEMDDEAWDGFLEGLYARPGPVARDDEID, encoded by the coding sequence GTGACGTCGCGCGTCGCCCTCGTCACCGGCTGCTCGAGCGGGATCGGCCTCGCCCTCGCGGAGGCCCTCGTCGCGTCGGGCTGGTGCGTCTATGCCGGCGCGCGCGACGCCGATTCCCTCGATCGCCTCGCCTCCCTGGGCGCGCTTGCCGTTCGCCTCGACGTGTGCGAGGCGGGGGATCGCGAGGCCGCGGTCGACCGGATCCTCTCCGAGCAGGGCGCGCTCACCGCGCTCGTCAACAACGCGGGGTTCGGACTCCACGGCGCCGTCGAGGCGACCGACCTCGACGCCGTCCGGCGGCAGCTCGAAACGAACTTCGTCGGCGCCGTCGGCCTGGTCCAGGCCGTCCTCCCGTCGATGCGCGCGAAGGGGAGCGGGACGATCCTCAACATGAGCAGCATGGGCGGGCGCCTGAGCTTTCCGGGCGGTGCGTTCTACCACGCCTCGAAGCACGCGCTCGAAGCCTTCAGCGACGTGCTGCGCTTCGAAGTCGCCGGCTTCGGCCTCCGCGTCGTCGTGGTCGAGCCTGGTCCGGTCGCGAGTCGCTTCGGTGCCACGGGAATCGACGGCGTCGCCGAAGGCGCGCCGGACGTGTACGCCGGTCTGAACGAGAGCATTCGCGCGGGGCTCACCTCGACCTTCGAGGGTCCCGGGAGCGAACGCTCTTCGACACCGGAGGAGGTGGCCCGGGTCTGCGTCGAGGCGCTCGAGAGCGACGCGCCCCGCTCCCGCTACGTCGTCGGGGCGATGGCCGAGGGTTTGATCCGACAGCGCGTCGAGATGGACGACGAAGCCTGGGACGGTTTCCTCGAGGGTCTCTACGCTCGACCGGGTCCCGTCGCCCGGGACGACGAGATCGACTGA